The Algoriphagus sanaruensis genome window below encodes:
- a CDS encoding D-alanyl-D-alanine carboxypeptidase/D-alanyl-D-alanine-endopeptidase: protein MKKLLVGILIALSSCTVQKINSSIKRSEVFDKGHMGFMLMDPEKGKTLVDINSDKYFIPASNTKIFTFYASYSILGDGLVNGLNYLERGDSLIFWGTGDPSLLHPDLKNERVIEFLKASNKKLFLVDNFSQVSAFGPGWSWDWYPYYYATERSAFPVYGNVVRFAGDSIRAGFDTYPSRFESNLIPAQDPPLGLTFLRNQYSNEISYFIPKDGITFQRDVPFITSAELTETMLEEATGKQITRIFSRNYLEQEPQKLVTAPADSIYAQMMKISDNFLAEQLMLLVSDQLNNTLSTADAIAYAKENLLKDLPDEPIWVDGSGLSARNMFTPRSIIAVLGKIREEVPLEKIKAYFPAGGESGTIRNWYKADEGQPPYIYAKTGSLSMTTALSGYLLTKSGKILHFSCLLNNYQIPTNELRNELQKVLYLIHDRY, encoded by the coding sequence ATGAAGAAACTCCTTGTAGGGATTTTAATTGCCCTATCCTCCTGCACAGTTCAAAAAATCAACTCTTCCATCAAAAGGTCTGAAGTCTTTGATAAAGGTCATATGGGCTTTATGCTGATGGATCCGGAGAAAGGAAAAACCTTGGTGGACATCAATTCAGACAAATATTTTATCCCAGCTTCCAATACCAAGATTTTCACTTTTTATGCCTCTTATTCCATTTTAGGAGATGGTTTGGTGAATGGATTGAATTATCTGGAAAGGGGAGATTCGCTGATCTTTTGGGGTACGGGAGACCCTAGTCTGTTACATCCAGACCTCAAAAATGAACGAGTTATCGAATTCCTGAAAGCGAGTAACAAAAAGCTGTTTTTGGTAGACAATTTCTCGCAAGTGTCTGCTTTTGGACCTGGTTGGTCTTGGGATTGGTATCCTTACTATTATGCAACAGAACGATCTGCTTTTCCGGTCTATGGAAATGTGGTGAGATTTGCTGGAGATAGTATTCGAGCCGGATTTGATACTTATCCAAGCCGGTTTGAAAGCAACTTAATTCCGGCACAAGATCCACCTTTAGGATTGACATTTCTGAGAAATCAGTATTCAAATGAAATTTCATATTTCATTCCTAAGGATGGAATTACTTTTCAAAGAGATGTGCCCTTCATCACTTCAGCAGAATTGACAGAAACCATGCTGGAGGAGGCTACTGGAAAACAAATCACACGAATTTTTTCTCGGAACTATCTCGAACAGGAGCCTCAAAAACTTGTCACAGCTCCGGCTGACAGCATCTATGCCCAGATGATGAAAATCTCAGATAACTTCCTGGCTGAGCAATTAATGCTTCTGGTTTCAGATCAGTTAAACAATACCTTAAGTACTGCTGATGCTATTGCCTATGCGAAGGAAAATTTGCTGAAGGATTTGCCGGATGAACCGATCTGGGTAGATGGTTCAGGGCTATCGGCTCGCAATATGTTTACCCCTAGATCCATCATAGCTGTTCTGGGAAAAATTCGGGAGGAGGTTCCTTTGGAAAAAATCAAAGCCTACTTCCCTGCAGGTGGAGAGTCCGGAACGATCCGCAACTGGTACAAGGCGGATGAAGGCCAACCTCCTTACATCTATGCTAAAACAGGATCTCTCAGTATGACGACGGCCTTGAGCGGGTACTTGCTGACTAAAAGTGGTAAAATCCTCCATTTTTCCTGCTTGCTCAATAATTACCAAATCCCGACCAACGAACTTCGAAACGAATTGCAAAAGGTACTTTACCTGATTCATGACCGCTATTGA
- a CDS encoding DUF3820 family protein translates to MDKQILIDLVTQRMPFGKYKGRLLCDIPEEYLVWMKGKGFPEGKLGMWLHTLYEIRLNGLEGILADLKRNYGSLT, encoded by the coding sequence ATGGATAAGCAAATTCTGATAGACCTCGTGACCCAAAGAATGCCTTTTGGCAAATACAAGGGAAGGCTTCTTTGCGATATTCCAGAAGAATACCTCGTTTGGATGAAAGGAAAAGGATTCCCGGAAGGAAAATTAGGTATGTGGCTTCACACCCTTTATGAAATCAGATTGAATGGCTTGGAGGGAATTCTAGCTGATCTTAAGCGAAACTATGGGTCACTAACGTAA
- a CDS encoding Crp/Fnr family transcriptional regulator — protein sequence MNQVNPIGMNRSFPYLKTLKKDEFVFLQNEEFKGYYLVKSGLVKTIRSHESGARAILSFKIQGELMGELVETELGKKHTYSAIALEDNTVVELIPFEDPSHLKLLRILENLQLEILQARTRLERILFQDAEQRIKLTLKDLALRMGRNFGGETLLKLPVTHEDLAILTDTSRQTVSMVLSGLKSQNKITYSRGRILFRNLETF from the coding sequence ATGAATCAAGTAAATCCAATTGGAATGAATCGCTCATTCCCATACCTGAAAACCTTAAAAAAAGATGAGTTTGTTTTTCTTCAAAATGAAGAATTCAAAGGCTACTATCTTGTCAAATCAGGATTGGTAAAGACTATCCGCTCACATGAATCGGGAGCTAGGGCCATCCTTTCTTTCAAAATTCAGGGAGAACTGATGGGTGAACTAGTAGAAACTGAACTAGGTAAAAAGCATACCTACTCAGCAATCGCCTTGGAAGATAATACAGTGGTGGAGCTTATTCCATTTGAGGATCCTAGTCATCTGAAATTGTTGAGAATTCTTGAAAATCTTCAATTGGAAATCTTGCAGGCCAGAACGAGACTGGAAAGGATTCTTTTCCAGGATGCAGAGCAAAGAATAAAGCTTACACTAAAGGATCTTGCCTTAAGAATGGGAAGAAATTTTGGAGGGGAAACCCTACTCAAACTTCCAGTCACACATGAGGATTTGGCAATTTTGACGGACACAAGCCGGCAAACCGTAAGCATGGTCCTATCCGGACTAAAATCCCAAAACAAAATAACCTACAGCAGAGGCCGAATCCTTTTTAGAAATCTAGAAACCTTTTAA
- a CDS encoding DM13 domain-containing protein: MKKVLLLFYVAFLGLVSCSDDTDPVVIDPTVPSGPLSIQRMGSFVDQNGAGSTGSANLGVDSKGKEFLSFSSSFNTALATGTVTVFLSTSATFTPDPANGNPNLLALGPVRKAGENFFTIPTGTSTSKYTHVILWCGSVGIPFGNARLQ, translated from the coding sequence ATGAAAAAAGTACTCCTATTATTTTACGTTGCCTTTCTAGGCTTAGTCTCTTGCTCTGATGATACCGATCCGGTAGTAATTGACCCAACCGTTCCTTCAGGTCCACTTTCTATTCAGCGAATGGGATCTTTTGTGGATCAAAACGGAGCTGGTTCAACTGGTTCAGCCAATTTAGGTGTAGACTCTAAAGGAAAAGAGTTTTTATCCTTCAGCTCAAGTTTCAACACTGCTTTGGCAACAGGTACTGTAACTGTTTTCCTTTCCACCTCAGCCACCTTCACACCAGATCCGGCAAACGGGAATCCAAACTTATTAGCCTTGGGCCCAGTTAGGAAAGCAGGAGAAAATTTCTTCACTATTCCAACTGGAACATCTACCAGCAAATACACTCATGTGATTCTTTGGTGCGGTTCGGTAGGAATCCCATTCGGAAATGCCAGACTTCAATAA
- a CDS encoding DUF4174 domain-containing protein, producing MLFLLLVSFQETPQKPKDLVWKYRILIIQGRNEPKLFEETLKAEIEERKLALFWFSEGKLEKTIYPKRIDEASFLSLIEKKERWILIGLDGGKKAVGVEDPDFETLKKIIDSMPMRRLERSRNG from the coding sequence ATGCTCTTTTTACTTCTGGTTAGTTTTCAAGAAACCCCTCAAAAACCAAAAGACTTGGTTTGGAAGTATCGGATTTTAATAATTCAAGGAAGAAATGAACCTAAACTTTTTGAGGAAACGCTGAAAGCAGAAATCGAAGAACGGAAGCTCGCTTTATTTTGGTTTAGTGAGGGAAAACTCGAAAAAACAATTTATCCCAAACGCATTGATGAAGCCTCCTTTTTATCACTGATTGAAAAAAAAGAACGATGGATATTGATTGGGTTAGATGGTGGTAAAAAAGCCGTCGGAGTTGAAGATCCCGATTTTGAAACTTTGAAAAAGATCATCGACTCCATGCCGATGAGAAGGCTGGAGCGGTCAAGAAATGGATGA
- a CDS encoding response regulator transcription factor — translation MKKILVVEDDPNINQLLLLHLQDLDYQVEVCDNGRRGFEKARSEELDLLVLDVMLPDMDGISICQKLRALEVFTPILMLTARSEEIDKIMGLESGADDYLTKPFKIREFLARVKAILRRQELMQLASSKEKSMLRFGQLEIDLEKRKVLFENKRVELTPKEFDLLYLMAKNPGRSYSRGELLELIWGYDFSGYEHTVNAHINRLRAKIEADANNPSYILTTWGVGYRFNDEL, via the coding sequence ATGAAAAAAATCCTTGTTGTCGAAGACGATCCCAATATCAATCAACTTTTGCTCCTTCATCTCCAAGATTTGGATTATCAAGTGGAAGTTTGTGATAATGGCAGGCGTGGATTCGAAAAAGCCCGATCCGAAGAACTTGATTTATTGGTTTTAGATGTGATGCTTCCCGATATGGATGGAATCAGCATTTGTCAAAAGCTAAGGGCTTTGGAAGTCTTTACGCCTATTCTAATGCTTACTGCTAGGTCGGAGGAAATTGATAAGATCATGGGACTGGAATCTGGTGCAGACGACTATTTGACCAAACCATTTAAAATTCGCGAATTCTTAGCGAGGGTAAAAGCAATTTTGAGAAGACAGGAATTGATGCAATTGGCTTCTTCAAAAGAGAAGTCAATGCTCAGGTTTGGGCAGCTTGAAATTGATCTGGAAAAAAGAAAGGTGCTTTTTGAAAACAAGCGGGTTGAATTGACCCCAAAAGAATTTGATTTACTCTACTTGATGGCTAAAAATCCAGGAAGGAGCTATTCCCGAGGAGAATTACTGGAATTAATCTGGGGATATGATTTCAGCGGGTATGAACACACCGTAAATGCCCATATCAATCGGCTGAGAGCCAAGATCGAAGCCGATGCAAATAATCCTTCCTATATCCTAACCACTTGGGGAGTGGGATATCGATTTAACGACGAACTCTAA
- a CDS encoding sodium-translocating pyrophosphatase, protein MEQALIYVVPALGLVGLLAMAVKSAWVNKQATGDANMVELSGYIAKGAMAFLKAEWKILFYFAIIAGVLLAWSGTLVETSSPVIAISFVIGAVFSAFAGYIGMNIATKANVRTTQAARTSLKQALKVSFTGGSVMGLGVAGLAVLGLGSLFIIFYNMYVVSQGAGVNGTEMETALEVLAGFSLGAESIALFARVGGGIYTKAADVGADLVGKVEAGIPEDDVRNPATIADNVGDNVGDVAGMGADLFGSYVATILATMVLGREIVSVDNFGGIAPILLPMVLAGLGIIFSIMGMAFVTVKDDKGDVQKALNMGNWSSIIFTGIASYFVVMHMLPETLSIRGYEFTNMDVFYAIILGLIVGTLMSIITEYYTAMGKRPVLTIIKQSGTGHATNIIGGLSVGMESTVLPILVLAGGIYGAYEFAGLYGVAIAAAGMMATTAMQLAIDAFGPIADNAGGIAEMSQLPEEVRGRTDILDAVGNTTAATGKGFAIASAALTSLALFAAFVGIAGIDAIDIYKADVLAGLFVGGMIPFIFSSLAIAAVGRAAMDMVNEVRRQFREIPGIMEYKAKPEYEKCVEISTKASIREMILPGAIALISPLIVGFAFGPEVLGGMLAGVTVSGVLMGMFQSNAGGAWDNAKKSFEKGVVINGETFYKKSEPHKASVTGDTVGDPFKDTSGPSMNILIKLMSIVALVIAPHISEKGHHTMADAEQIIKKEVKKEIKMVDGKKIETETITITK, encoded by the coding sequence ATGGAACAAGCGCTGATTTACGTAGTCCCTGCGCTGGGACTGGTGGGTTTGCTAGCCATGGCAGTAAAATCTGCCTGGGTCAATAAGCAAGCCACAGGAGATGCCAACATGGTGGAACTCTCCGGTTACATTGCCAAAGGTGCAATGGCCTTCTTGAAAGCTGAGTGGAAAATCCTTTTCTACTTCGCCATCATTGCAGGGGTTCTACTTGCATGGTCAGGTACTTTGGTTGAAACTTCAAGCCCTGTCATCGCCATTTCATTTGTGATTGGTGCTGTATTCTCTGCGTTTGCAGGGTATATCGGAATGAATATCGCCACCAAAGCGAATGTCAGAACTACTCAAGCTGCGAGAACTAGTTTGAAGCAAGCTTTGAAAGTTTCCTTTACCGGAGGTTCAGTGATGGGACTTGGAGTAGCTGGTTTGGCCGTTTTAGGTCTTGGCTCTTTGTTTATCATTTTCTACAACATGTATGTAGTATCTCAAGGTGCAGGTGTAAACGGTACGGAAATGGAAACTGCTTTGGAGGTTCTTGCTGGATTTTCCTTGGGAGCTGAATCCATTGCTCTTTTTGCTCGTGTAGGTGGAGGTATTTACACCAAAGCTGCAGACGTTGGAGCTGACCTAGTAGGTAAAGTAGAAGCAGGAATTCCTGAAGATGACGTGCGTAACCCAGCTACTATCGCTGATAACGTAGGTGATAACGTGGGTGACGTTGCAGGTATGGGAGCTGACTTGTTCGGTTCGTATGTAGCAACTATCCTTGCAACCATGGTTTTGGGACGAGAAATCGTTTCTGTGGATAATTTTGGAGGTATTGCACCAATCCTATTGCCAATGGTATTGGCTGGTTTGGGAATCATCTTCTCGATCATGGGAATGGCCTTTGTAACAGTTAAGGATGACAAAGGAGATGTTCAGAAAGCGCTAAACATGGGTAACTGGTCATCTATCATCTTCACGGGTATTGCTTCTTATTTCGTGGTAATGCACATGCTTCCTGAGACACTTTCCATTAGAGGGTATGAGTTTACCAATATGGATGTATTCTATGCCATCATCCTTGGTTTGATCGTAGGAACTTTGATGTCAATCATTACAGAATACTACACGGCAATGGGCAAGCGTCCAGTGCTTACCATCATCAAACAATCTGGTACAGGTCATGCGACTAATATCATTGGCGGCCTTTCTGTAGGGATGGAATCTACGGTACTTCCAATCTTGGTTTTGGCAGGGGGTATCTATGGAGCGTATGAATTTGCAGGTCTATATGGGGTGGCAATTGCTGCTGCAGGTATGATGGCTACTACTGCGATGCAGTTGGCAATCGATGCTTTCGGACCTATCGCTGATAACGCAGGTGGTATTGCTGAAATGAGTCAGCTTCCTGAAGAAGTTCGTGGAAGAACAGACATTTTGGATGCTGTTGGTAACACCACAGCTGCTACTGGAAAAGGATTCGCAATTGCTTCTGCTGCATTGACTTCCTTGGCATTGTTTGCAGCGTTCGTGGGAATTGCTGGAATTGATGCGATCGATATATATAAAGCCGATGTGTTGGCGGGTCTATTTGTCGGAGGGATGATTCCTTTTATCTTCTCTTCCTTGGCAATTGCTGCTGTTGGTAGAGCAGCAATGGACATGGTAAATGAAGTAAGACGCCAGTTCAGAGAGATTCCTGGAATCATGGAATACAAGGCTAAGCCTGAATATGAAAAATGTGTGGAAATCTCCACTAAAGCTTCCATCCGTGAAATGATTCTTCCAGGAGCTATCGCCTTGATTTCTCCTTTGATCGTGGGATTTGCCTTCGGCCCAGAAGTGCTTGGTGGTATGTTAGCTGGTGTAACGGTATCCGGTGTATTGATGGGTATGTTCCAATCGAATGCCGGTGGTGCATGGGATAACGCGAAGAAATCTTTCGAAAAAGGTGTGGTGATCAATGGAGAGACTTTCTACAAGAAATCTGAGCCACACAAAGCTTCTGTAACTGGAGATACTGTGGGTGATCCTTTCAAGGATACTTCAGGTCCTTCTATGAACATTTTGATCAAATTGATGTCTATCGTGGCATTGGTAATTGCTCCGCATATTTCTGAAAAAGGTCATCATACCATGGCCGATGCTGAGCAGATCATCAAGAAAGAAGTGAAAAAAGAAATCAAGATGGTAGACGGTAAAAAGATCGAAACTGAAACCATCACTATTACCAAATAA
- a CDS encoding DM13 domain-containing protein: MKNYLKLASLALLLSFLVSCISEDGNPNAPDDKTMVMGQLDLIKSGTLTAQSSTNTRGTVSIVKDNAGKYFLRLSENFTTKFSTGTVTVYLATSQTLNLNSSSTFQLVSIVGKPGEQFFALPGLPDSKFTHAIIWCGAAAIPFGFAPLN; this comes from the coding sequence ATGAAAAATTACCTAAAACTCGCAAGTCTAGCCCTATTACTTTCCTTTTTGGTAAGCTGTATAAGTGAGGATGGCAATCCTAATGCTCCTGATGACAAGACTATGGTTATGGGACAATTGGATCTTATTAAATCAGGAACCTTGACGGCCCAAAGCTCTACCAACACCCGCGGAACGGTTTCAATCGTAAAGGATAATGCCGGTAAATACTTCCTGAGATTATCAGAAAATTTCACGACTAAGTTTAGCACAGGAACAGTCACTGTGTATTTAGCCACTTCCCAAACGCTTAACCTAAATTCGTCCAGTACCTTTCAATTGGTTTCAATTGTGGGAAAACCTGGGGAGCAATTCTTTGCATTGCCTGGTCTTCCGGATTCAAAGTTTACACATGCTATCATCTGGTGTGGAGCTGCTGCAATACCTTTTGGCTTTGCTCCATTGAATTAA
- a CDS encoding HAMP domain-containing sensor histidine kinase encodes MKSLYWRISLSFILVLLLVGTSYVYITTKNAQEYYQETTQKLNSDVATYLIKEVNPFKDGQVNEEALGVIMHSMMAVNPGIEVYLLNPKGEILSYVVLDQLVKLKSVDINPVRQFIQTQGEEFVLGEDPRNPAGFSVFSAAPVYENDILLGYVYITLESEKFDSISAQLLGSYWMRISLNSVLITLVVGLLIGLVLIAWLTRHLRKVVDTVEEFKEGNLLARVPESSSDSDLAMLGKTFNSLADTLVKNIEELKNVDTLRKELIANVSHDLRNPLAIINGYVETLQIREDKLTPEEKSKYYKIILNSVDKLTKLVGDLFDLSKLDSGQMPVKMERLKIQELIFDSSLKYELLAGTKEIQIKSSICPDLPPVQADLYLMDRVIQNLLDNAVKYTPQSGEIELEACAAPGGVLIRVKNSGTGIPKEDLDSIFDRYYKVDKDYKGIEGSGLGLAIVKKILEIHGTQIQLESDSESYTEFQFVLPA; translated from the coding sequence ATGAAAAGTTTATATTGGAGAATATCGCTTTCCTTCATTTTGGTCTTGTTGTTAGTAGGGACCTCCTACGTTTACATCACCACCAAAAATGCCCAGGAGTACTATCAGGAAACCACCCAAAAACTCAATTCTGACGTGGCCACATACTTGATAAAGGAAGTCAATCCTTTCAAAGACGGCCAGGTAAATGAAGAAGCGCTTGGGGTCATCATGCATTCCATGATGGCTGTGAATCCAGGGATCGAAGTTTACCTTTTGAATCCTAAAGGTGAAATCCTTTCCTATGTGGTTTTGGATCAGTTGGTAAAATTGAAGTCAGTGGATATTAATCCGGTTAGGCAATTTATTCAAACTCAAGGGGAGGAGTTTGTTTTGGGTGAGGATCCAAGAAATCCAGCAGGATTTTCCGTTTTTTCGGCGGCACCTGTTTATGAAAATGATATCCTACTAGGCTATGTGTATATCACTTTGGAAAGTGAAAAATTTGATTCCATCAGTGCTCAGCTTTTGGGTTCTTACTGGATGAGAATTTCCCTAAATTCTGTCCTAATCACCTTAGTGGTTGGCTTATTGATTGGATTGGTATTGATCGCCTGGTTGACAAGACACTTGAGAAAAGTAGTGGATACCGTGGAGGAGTTTAAGGAGGGAAATCTTTTGGCTCGGGTTCCTGAATCTTCTTCAGATTCCGATTTAGCCATGTTGGGAAAAACATTTAATTCCTTGGCGGACACCTTGGTTAAAAATATCGAAGAGCTGAAAAATGTGGATACTCTTCGCAAGGAATTGATTGCCAATGTTTCCCATGATCTTAGAAATCCTTTGGCTATTATCAATGGCTATGTCGAAACTCTACAAATAAGGGAGGATAAACTGACTCCTGAGGAAAAGTCGAAGTATTACAAAATCATACTTAACTCCGTAGATAAGCTGACCAAACTGGTTGGGGACTTGTTTGATTTGTCAAAGCTTGATTCAGGCCAAATGCCCGTAAAGATGGAAAGATTGAAGATTCAGGAATTGATTTTTGATTCTAGCCTTAAGTATGAATTACTGGCAGGAACCAAGGAAATCCAGATTAAATCCAGCATTTGTCCTGATCTTCCACCTGTACAGGCAGACTTATATTTGATGGATCGTGTGATCCAAAATCTATTGGATAACGCGGTGAAATATACTCCCCAAAGTGGAGAGATTGAATTGGAGGCTTGTGCAGCTCCAGGAGGAGTTTTGATCCGGGTGAAAAATTCTGGAACAGGTATCCCCAAAGAAGACTTAGATTCGATTTTTGACCGATACTACAAAGTGGATAAAGATTACAAAGGAATTGAAGGGTCTGGGCTAGGCTTGGCAATCGTCAAAAAAATCTTAGAGATCCATGGGACTCAGATTCAATTAGAGTCTGATTCTGAATCTTATACAGAATTCCAATTTGTCCTTCCAGCTTAA
- a CDS encoding alpha/beta hydrolase, translating into MNHFETSYTSHDGLNLYLQAWIPESSKAGLLLVHGLGEHSGRYEGFVKQMTSLGIAVFTFDGRGHGKSAPKGPTAYMDTAEDYLKDLHALFGKVQNYLPGKPVFLFGHSMGGGLVAGYVIKYRPEAKGVLLSSPAIKEAEGTSPILIAVSGLINRLFPRLKVLKLDISGISRIQEEVQKYQTDPLVYQGNIPARTGYELYQLMQTIQREAREFSLSVLIIHGDADRLTNPNGSREFYEKISSEDKTLKIFPGGYHELLNDLDQEKALAVLSDWVRERMD; encoded by the coding sequence ATGAATCACTTTGAAACTTCCTATACTTCCCATGACGGGCTGAATCTTTACCTCCAAGCTTGGATCCCAGAATCTTCAAAAGCCGGCTTATTATTGGTTCATGGACTTGGAGAGCATAGTGGGAGGTATGAGGGATTCGTTAAGCAAATGACTTCCTTGGGAATAGCCGTATTTACCTTTGATGGTCGCGGTCATGGCAAATCAGCACCAAAAGGTCCTACAGCCTATATGGATACGGCTGAGGATTATCTCAAAGACCTGCATGCGCTTTTTGGGAAGGTACAAAACTACCTTCCTGGAAAACCGGTATTCCTTTTTGGTCATAGCATGGGTGGAGGACTCGTGGCGGGATACGTGATCAAATACCGCCCAGAAGCGAAAGGAGTTCTTTTGAGTAGTCCTGCGATCAAAGAAGCGGAGGGCACTTCTCCAATTTTAATTGCAGTTTCAGGATTGATCAACCGATTATTTCCAAGATTGAAGGTGTTGAAACTCGATATTTCAGGGATTTCCAGAATTCAGGAGGAAGTCCAAAAATACCAGACAGATCCATTGGTGTATCAAGGAAACATTCCTGCCCGAACCGGATATGAACTCTATCAATTGATGCAAACCATTCAGCGGGAGGCAAGAGAATTTTCACTTTCAGTCCTGATTATTCACGGTGACGCAGATCGACTAACGAATCCGAATGGCTCTCGGGAATTTTATGAAAAAATATCTTCTGAGGATAAAACGCTGAAGATATTCCCGGGAGGATATCACGAGTTGTTAAACGATTTGGATCAGGAGAAAGCCTTAGCTGTTCTTTCCGATTGGGTTAGAGAGCGGATGGATTAG